A stretch of the Ostrea edulis chromosome 9, xbOstEdul1.1, whole genome shotgun sequence genome encodes the following:
- the LOC125659687 gene encoding ATP-dependent DNA helicase DDX11-like codes for MAGSMDEFDDEGDDILASFIEDREGIQVNVPLEFPFPFEPYDIQKEFMKNLYINLERGHVGIFESPTGTGKSLSLICGALKWLKEFQEKQKKDLEALIAEEEKATGSGDRASGELDWVAEFAVKKEKQEKLESAKQKHQKLAKQESRLLEIGKRKKQGRRKRDRLEDEFEELMKTATSEVQAAYREEIDKVEGQEVNQGDDDLVPEDYHSDEEVGAGKASDDENSDEELDHVTKIYYCSRTHSQLAQFVREIIKSPYGSNTRVLSLGSRQNLCVNETVRKLKSLSLMNDACLDLQKNKRKVIDREESGEAVRKRRDKGGSGCQYYKQEKMEELGGQILTEITDVEQIVKLGRQMKACPYYTNRLSVHLAEVVVLPYNIILHKSTREASGIRLEGNVVLIDEAHNLLETINSVYSVVVTGAQLTKAHSQLSQYEQRFRSRLKAKNLLYVKQILYILSCLVRLLGGRTDANVIKQSIGKSESKVMTVNQFLSDSGFDNINLFKILQYCRKSQISKKLNGFVEKYPNNEVAIATEKTEERHLGITGFLKEITQNVETSNLTAETQKTNTSKGNEEAIVMRSPLMHIEGFISSLTNADKDGRIVLTKQPLLSNCTLKFLLMNPAVHFKDLLSEARSVIVAGGTMQPMEEFKQQLFFAAGIGPEKIHEYSCGHVIPSDHLLALAMKAGPLGVDLDFTYGSREKPALLNELGLIVSNVCNVIPGGVVCFFSSYDYQHLVYQQWQKTGILAKLEKKKRIFQEPKLSSQVEQVLGEYSKSIQNSSCGTGAILFCVVGGKMSEGINFSDDLGRGVIMVGMPYPNIKSPELQEKMQYLNSNFPKDKDGHLPGQIHYENLCMKAVNQSIGRAIRHRGDYATILLLDKRYGKESVRSRLPSWIGKDLQKMEKYGPAIAAISQFFRKKKTDATT; via the exons ATGGCGGGAAGTATGGACGAGTTTGACGACGAAGGCGACGATATATTAGCGTCGTTCATCGAGGACAGAGAGG GTATCCAAGTTAACGTTCCATTGGAATTTCCATTTCCTTTTGAACCATATGATATTCAGAAGGAGTTCATGAAGAATCTGTACATCAACCTTGAGAGGGGACATGTGGGGATATTTGAGAGTCCCACGGGAACAGGGAAGTCCCTGAGTCTTATTTGTGGAGCTCTGAAGTGGCTTAAGGAATTTCAA gagaAGCAGAAGAAGGACCTGGAAGCCTTGATAGCTGAAGAAGAGAAAGCCACTGGCAGTGGTGATAG AGCGTCTGGTGAATTAGACTGGGTTGCAGAGTTTGCTGTAAAGAaggaaaaacaagaaaaactgGAAAGTGCCAAACAAAAGCACCAAAAATTGGCAAAACAGGAGTCTAGATTGCTAGAGATCGGAAAGCGTAAAAAGCAGGGAAGGCGAAAAAGAGACAGGCTGGAGGACGAGTTTGAGGAATTGATGAAGACAGCGACCTCCGAAGTTCAAGCTGCCTACCGAGAGGAAATTGACAAGGTTGAAGGTCAAGAGGTCAATCAAGGTGACGATGACCTGGTTCCAGAGGATTATCATAGTGACGAGGAAGTCGGTGCTGGAAAGGCGTCAGATGACGAGAACTCTGACGAAGAATTAGATCATGTGACCAAAATTTACTACTGCAGTCGCACACACTCGCAGCTTGCTCAGTTTGTTCGGGAAATCATCAAAAGCCCATATGGATCAAACACAAGAGTGTTGTCATTGGGTTCGAGACAAAATCTGTGTGTGAATGAGACTGTTAGAAAATTAAAATCTCTCTCATTGATGAATGACGCGTGTCTGgatttacagaaaaataaacGCAAGGTTATTGATCGAGAGGAGAGTGGAGAGGCAGTCAGAAAGAGGCGAGATAAGGGAGGCAGTGGGTGTCAGTACTACAAGCAGGAGAAGATGGAGGAACTGGGGGGACAGATACTGACAGAAATAACAGATGTGGAGCAGATCGTCAAATTAG GTCGCCAGATGAAGGCTTGTCCGTACTACACGAATCGTTTGTCCGTCCACCTAGCTGAGGTGGTGGTGCTGCCGTACAATATTATCCTACACAAGTCAACAAGGGAGGCCAGTGGGATTCGTTTGGAGGGAAATGTGGTGCTAATAGACGAAGCTCATAATCTGCTGGAGACCATTAATTCTGTGTACAGTGTCGTGGTAACGGGGGCCCAGCTTACTAAGGCACACAGTCAGCTCAGCCAGTATGAACAAAG ATTCCGATCTCGATTGAAAGCCAAAAATTTACTGTACGTCAAGCAGATCTTGTATATACTGAGCTGTTTGGTGAGACTACTAGGTGGACGGACCGACGCTAACGTAATTAAACAATCGATCGGGAAATCAGAGTCGAAAGTGATGACTGTAAACCAGTTCCTGTCGGATAGCGGATTTGACAACATCAATTTGTTCAAGATTTTACAGTATTGTCGAAAAAGCCAAATCTCGAAAAAGTTAAACGGTTTTGTGGAAAAGTATCCAAACAATGAGGTTGCTATAGCAACAGAAAAGACAGAAGAAAGACACCTGGGAATCACAGGTTTCTTGAAAGAAATTACACAGAATGTGGAGACTTCTAATTTAACTGCAGAAACACAGAAGACAAACACCAGCAAGGGGAACGAGGAGGCCATTGTAATGAGGTCACCACTGATGCATATTGAGGGATTTATATCCTCCCTAACAAATGCTGACAAAGACGGAAGAATTGTGCTAACCAAACAACCATTGCTCAGTAACTGCACGCTGAAATTTTTGCTGATGAACCCGGCTGTTCATTTCAAAGATTTACTCTCCGAAGCCAGGTCAGTGATCGTGGCCGGTGGAACCATGCAGCCGATGGAAGAATTCAAACAACAGCTGTTCTTTGCTGCTGGAATTGGTCCTGAGAAaattcatgaatattcatgtgGTCATGTGATACCATCTGATCATCTATTGGCTTTGGCTATGAAGGCGGGGCCATTAGGAGTAGATCTTGACTTCACCTATGGTTCTCGAGAGAAACCTGCTCTTCTGAATGAACTAGGACTAATAGTGAGCAATGTTTGCAATGTGATTCCTGGAGGTGTGGTCTGTTTCTTTTCGTCATATGATTACCAGCATCTTGTTTATCAGCAGTGGCAGAAGACAGGCATCCTAGCCAAACTGGAGAAGAAAAAGAGGATCTTTCAG GAGCCTAAATTGTCCAGTCAAGTGGAGCAAGTTCTAGGAGAATATTCCAAATCCATTCAGAACTCCAGTTGTGGAACAG GAGCGATTTTGTTTTGTGTGGTTGGAGGAAAAATGAGTGAAGGCATCAACTTCTCCGACGATCTCGGTCGAGGTGTCATCATGGTGGGCATGCCATACCCCAACATTAAGAGCCCAGAACTGCAG GAAAAAATGCAgtatttaaattcaaatttccCAAAAGACAAAGATGGACACCTTCCCGGTCAAATACACTACGAAAACTTGTGTATGAAAGCTGTCAATCAGTCTATTGGTCGAGCCATTCGTCACCGTGGAGATTATGCTA